The sequence below is a genomic window from Betaproteobacteria bacterium.
GGCGCGCGGGCCAAAGGCCTGCCGATCGGTGCCGGTCGGCGTCCTGTCCGTCTTCCCCGGCCCCTCTCCCGCGGTGGGGGCGAGGGCAAGCACGCGCGACGCCGGCCTGCTGCCCCACTAAAGCCCGAAGGCGGCGTAGGCGACGAGGGCCATGCCGGCCAGGACGGCCTCCAGCCAATTCCCCCGGGGCGTGTGGTCGACGGTGGCCGAAGCGGGATCCTTGGGGTCGTAATAAACCTTGACCCGACTGCCCGTGGCGAGGCGTTGCAGGATGCGGTAAACCACGGCCGGACGGACATCCTCGATGGTCAGGATGATCATGCGGCTGTCGATGACGCGGTCGTCGATCTGGTAGCGGAAGGACGCCGCCAGGCGGGTCTTGCCGTCGGCGGTGGTTTGCAGGTCGGAGCGGATGATGGTACCGCTGACCGAGGGCCAGTTCTGCAGGCCGCGGTTGCGCAACCGGGTAAACAGACCGAAGGCGATGGCCAGAAAGCCCAGGACGATCATGGCGGGTTTGATGTATTCCATGTCGTGCAGGGCCGATGGCGCTCGTGATGTGGGATGAGGTCCGCACCTTACCGACTTCCGGCGCCGCCGGTCAAGAGCCGGCGGGCCTTCTAGCCGCCGGGTCTTCGCTTCGCCGCAGGCAGTGGCATAATCCCCCGCGATGCTCGCCTACATCGTCCGCCGGCTTCTCTACGCCATCCCCATTCTCATCGGGGTGAATCTCGTTACTTTCGCCCTGTTCTTCGTCGTCAACACTCCGGATGACATGGCCCGCATGCAGTTGGGCGTCAAGCGGGTGACGCCGGAGGCCATCGTGCGCTGGAAAGCGGAGCGGGGTTACGACAAACCGCTCTTCTACAACGCCGATGCCCCCGGCCTGGCGGCCCTTTCCGACACCATTTTCTTTACCCGCTCGGCGGCCATGTTCGTGGGCGACTTCGGCCGCGCCGAGGACGGCCGCGACATTGCGCGCGAGATCGGCAACCGTATGGGGCCCTCCCTGGCCATCGCGCTGCCGACTTTCGTCCTGGGGCTGTTCGTCACGGTGAGTTTCGCCCTGATCCTGGCCTTCTTCCGGGCCAGCGCCTTCGACCTGTGGGGCGTGGTGCTGTGCGTGGCAATGATGTCCATCTCGGGTCTGTTCTACATCATCGGGGGGCAGTATCTGGTGAGCAAGATCTGGCGCCTGGTGCCCATTTCCGGCTTCGGCGAGGGCCTGGATGCCTGGCGCTTCCTGATTCTGCCGGTGGTGATCGGGGTGGTGTCGGGGATTGGTTCATCCACGCGCTGGTACCGCACCATCTTCCTGGAGGAGGTCGGCAAGGACTATGTGCGTACCGCAAGGGCCAAAGGCCTGTCGGAGACCCTGGTCTTTTTCCGCCACATCCTGCGCAACGCCCTCATTCCCATTCTGACCGGGGTGGTGGTGGTCATTCCGCTGCTCTTCATGGGCTCGCTCCTGACGGAATCCTTTTTTGGCATTCCCGGGCTGGGCAGCTACACCATAGACGCCATCAACGCCCAGGACTTCGCCATCGTGCGATCCATGGTCTTCATCGGTTCGGTGCTCTATATCGCGGGGCTCATCCTGACCGACATTTCCTACACCCTGGTCGATCCGCGGATACGCTTCGAATGATCCTCGTTTCCTCGCCTGGAAGGCGTGGGGCCCTTCGACACGGGCGCTGCGCGGACTGTTCAGGGACGGGCGCCTCGCCCAGTGCGCGCGCACACGAAGATTCGCTCGCCCTGAGCCCTTCGACTGGGCTCAGGGCAGGCCTGTCGAAGGATGAGCCGTTTGTCGGTGGTCAAGGGAGGGTTCCCGGGTGATCGATTTCCAGCCGGTGCTCCTGTGGTCGGATGGGCTGGTATGGCTTCTGGTCGCCGGTCTGGCCGGTTTTGCCCGCTACGCGGCCGGCAGTCCCCCACTCGTTGCGGCCTGGGTGCGGGTTGGCGCCAGCCGGGCCGGAATGGCGGCGGCGACGGTGCTGGCGGCTTTCGTCGCGGTGGGACTTCTGGACTCGGTGCATTTTCGCCCCAAGTTGGAGGCTGCGCCGGGCCAGAAGGCGAGCTATGGCGTGGAAGTCCTCTCGCTCCTCGACGCCCTGGGCGCGCCGCTACGCACGCGCAACGAAAAGACCTATTCCGAGCCTTTCGCCACCCGCCTCTACGCCAAGGAAACCGTCGAGCTGCCCGGTGGCGGCCAGGGGCGCGAGTATCCGCGCCTCAAGTTCGGTGGCGTCCACCTGGGGGATGCCGAGGATTCCCTGGCCGCCGACGTGGCCCTGACCGCCTTTCGGGGCGCGGTGCTGGGGTTTCTCGGCTGGCTGGTGCTGGCTGCCGGCGTCAGCGGCGGGATCGCCCGCCGGGCCGGCATCCCCCACGCCGCCGCGGCCGGTCGCATCCTGCGGGGCAGGACGGCCTTCGCCTGGGACGCCGTCCTGGGCACGGCCCTGCTCCTGGCCCTGATCGGCGTGCCGCTCCTCCAGCTCGCGGGCAGTTACCACGTCTTCGGCACCGACAAGGTGGGTCAGGATGTGTTGTACCAAGTTTTGAAGAGCGTGCGCACAGGGCTCATCATCGGCCTCGTCACCACCCTGGTGACGCTGCCCCTGGCCGTGGTCCTGGGCATCGTCGCCGGGTATTTCCGGGGCTGGGTCGATGACCTGATCCAGTACGTCTATACCGTGCTCAACTCGATTCCCGGCGTGCTGCTCATCGCCGCCGCGGTGCTCATGATGCAGGTGGTGATCGATACCCACCCGCAGTGGTTTTCCACCGCCGCCGAGCGGGCCGACCTGCGGCTCCTGGCGCTGTGCTTCA
It includes:
- a CDS encoding ABC transporter permease yields the protein MDFQPVLLWSDGLVWLLVAGLAGFARYAAGSPPLVAAWVRVGASRAGMAAATVLAAFVAVGLLDSVHFRPKLEAAPGQKASYGVEVLSLLDALGAPLRTRNEKTYSEPFATRLYAKETVELPGGGQGREYPRLKFGGVHLGDAEDSLAADVALTAFRGAVLGFLGWLVLAAGVSGGIARRAGIPHAAAAGRILRGRTAFAWDAVLGTALLLALIGVPLLQLAGSYHVFGTDKVGQDVLYQVLKSVRTGLIIGLVTTLVTLPLAVVLGIVAGYFRGWVDDLIQYVYTVLNSIPGVLLIAAAVLMMQVVIDTHPQWFSTAAERADLRLLALCFILGMTSWTGLCRLLRGETLKLRELEYIQAAQAFGVSSARIIGRHILPNLMHIVIIALVMDFSGLVLAEAVLSYVGIGVDPSMVSFGTMINNARLELGREPVVWWSLMAAFAAMFVLVLAANLFADAVRDAFDPRAA
- a CDS encoding DUF3592 domain-containing protein → MEYIKPAMIVLGFLAIAFGLFTRLRNRGLQNWPSVSGTIIRSDLQTTADGKTRLAASFRYQIDDRVIDSRMIILTIEDVRPAVVYRILQRLATGSRVKVYYDPKDPASATVDHTPRGNWLEAVLAGMALVAYAAFGL
- a CDS encoding ABC transporter permease, giving the protein MLAYIVRRLLYAIPILIGVNLVTFALFFVVNTPDDMARMQLGVKRVTPEAIVRWKAERGYDKPLFYNADAPGLAALSDTIFFTRSAAMFVGDFGRAEDGRDIAREIGNRMGPSLAIALPTFVLGLFVTVSFALILAFFRASAFDLWGVVLCVAMMSISGLFYIIGGQYLVSKIWRLVPISGFGEGLDAWRFLILPVVIGVVSGIGSSTRWYRTIFLEEVGKDYVRTARAKGLSETLVFFRHILRNALIPILTGVVVVIPLLFMGSLLTESFFGIPGLGSYTIDAINAQDFAIVRSMVFIGSVLYIAGLILTDISYTLVDPRIRFE